The nucleotide sequence GTAGATCGTTGTTTCAGAACCAACAAGTGCAACATCTGCACCATCTGACAATAACGCAGTCATCGTTTTGTCGCCGCCCCAAGTGGTTGTTAGCTCTACATCCAAACCTTCGTCTTTAAAAAATCCCTTTTCAATTGCAACATATTGAGGGGCATAAAAGATAGAGCGGGTTACTTCTGCAATTCGTACTTTTTCTTGTTTAGGGCTTGAAGTGTTGCACCCTGTTAAGAGCATGGAGAAGGCTAGTAAACATGTGAACAGTATGCTTAATTTTCTTTTAATCAGTTTCATATTTGATCCTCCTGCAAATAGGGATGAAGTCATGACTTTTATGTAATAATGTATGTGATTGCTGTAAATGTGTGTTTGCCTACTAAAACTTCAAGGAGTGTTGGAATGAAAAAAGCAAAAATGATAGAGTGGCATCGATTTCCTTCCCCACATCCTACAATTCGGTTGTATGTTGTCACTTATTTAAATGATGGATTAAAAATTAAAGGACTTGCAGCATTGCCAGAAGGGAAAGGACCTTTCCCGGGGTTTTTATACCTTCGAGGCGGAATTAAATCGGTAGGGATGGTAAGAATTGCACGAATCATTCAGTTCGCTTCTCAAGGTTTTATTGTAATGGCACCTTATTATCGAGGCAACCAAGGCGGAGAGGGGAATGAGGATTTTGCTGGAGAAGACCGAACAGATGCTTTTGCTGCTTTTGAAGTATTAAAACAGTTTCCAAAAGTTGATGAAAATAACATTCATGTGTTTGGTTTTTCTAGGGGAGGACCGATGGCTCTTTTTACGGCTATAAAGTTTCCTGAGATTCGCTCTGTAGTAACGTGGGGCGGT is from Fictibacillus sp. b24 and encodes:
- a CDS encoding alpha/beta hydrolase family protein; the encoded protein is MKKAKMIEWHRFPSPHPTIRLYVVTYLNDGLKIKGLAALPEGKGPFPGFLYLRGGIKSVGMVRIARIIQFASQGFIVMAPYYRGNQGGEGNEDFAGEDRTDAFAAFEVLKQFPKVDENNIHVFGFSRGGPMALFTAIKFPEIRSVVTWGGVTDMAITYEEREDLRRMMKRVIGGTPEKYPEEFEWRSPLYYIGELEAPLLCIHGMKDENVSVEHTRKIEKRLKELGKPCETWIYPEYTHYFPPKENRKITYALCEWMKEHGTGAE